The DNA sequence GGATGTCCTACCTTGGGCTCCTCTGTAGTACGCTGAGGCGATGCACTTGAACTTCTCCTGCCCGGCCGTGTCCCATCTGTGGGTGGAGGACCACGTCAGCAGCGCCCAGACCAGCTTCTCATCTACATCACCCAGAGCAGTTCCTCATCTTACACCACCCAGAACAGGTCCACATCTTACACCACCCAGAACAGGTCCACATCTTACACCACCCAGAGCAGTTCCTCATCTTACACCACCCAGAACAGGTCCACATCTTACACCACCCAGACCAGCTCCTCATCGTACACCACCCAGAACAGGTCCACATCTTACACCACCCAGAGCAGGTCCACATCTTACACCACCCAGAGCAGGTCCACATCTTACACCACCCAGACCAGCTCCTCATCGTACACCACCCAGAACAGGTCCACATCTTACACCACCCAGAGCAGGTCCACATCTTACACCACCCAGAGCAGGTCCACATCTTACACCACCCAGAGCAGGTCCACATCTTACACCACCCAGAACAGGTCCACATCTTACACCACCCAGAGCAGTTCCTCATCTTACACCACCCAGAACAGGTCCACATCTTACACCACCCAGAACAGGTCCACATCTTACACCACCCAGACCAGCTCCTCATCGTACACCACCCAAAGCAGCTCCTCATCTTACAGCACCCAGACCAGCTACACCACCCAGAACAGGTCCACATCTTACACCACCCAAAGCAGCTCCTCATCTTACAGCACCCAGACCAGCTACACCACCCAGCTCCTCATCCTACACCCTGCGTGCTGTGTTTGAAGGAGCCCAGAAAGGCCTCCTAGGATGAGTGTAACATGGAAGTGTTCCTCCAGCTAGGTGTAGTGTAACAAGGTGAAGTGTAACATGGAAGTGTTCCTCCAGCTAGGTGGAGTGTAACAAGGTGAAGTGTAACATGGACCTCTTCCTCCAGCTAGGTGTAGTGTAACAAGGTGAAGTGTAACATGGACCTGTTCCTCCAGCTAGGGGTGGTGAAACAAGGTGGAGTCCAACATGGACCGGTGACACTCCAGCTAGGTGGAGTGTAACAAGCTGGAGTGTAACATGGACCTGTTCCTCCAGCTAGGTGGAGTGTAACAAGGTGAAGTGTAACATTGACCTGTGACACTCAGGCTAGGTGGGGTGTAACAGGCTTGAGTGTAACATGGACCTGTTCCTCCCCCTGGTTCCTGCTTACATCTGGAGGGAGAACGGCGTCCCGGCCACCTCGAAACGCTCAATCTCAAAGTCCACACCGATGGTGGCCTTGTAGTCCCGATGGAACACATCCTTACAGAACCTGGAGGAACCACAGTCTTCatcatacattatatatagAACTAGAACCTGGAGGAACCACAGTCTACATCATATATAGAACTAGAACCTGGAGGAACCACAGTCTACATCATATATAGAACTAGAACCCTGAGGTACCACAGTCTTCATCATACATCATATATAGAACTAGAACCTGGGGGAACCACAGTCTTCATCATAAATCATATAGAACTAGAACCTGGAGGAACCAAAGTCTTCATCATATATCCTATATAGAACTAGAACCTGGAGGAACCACAGCCATCACCATATATTATAGAACTAGAACCTGGGGGAATCACATTCTTCATCATATATCATCTAACTAGTACTGAACACCTGTAAATAAGACATGTCTAGTATCATATATAGAACTGTACATAATGAACACCTACCTGTTAATAAGACATGTTTTTCCCACGTTAACGTCTCCAACCACTACTGCTTTCGACATTTTCTGTCGGTCCCACCTACCAAAACAACAGGTCTTAGTCATGATTCCATGTCTACATTGGACTAATCATTAGGGACCTGTGGGACCTTTTCTATTTTTTGTTATCTGGAATCAAATTCAATCTGATGTAGCAATCAGATAGGTAACCATCATGCTGGCTTTTTATAATGCAAAAGATTTTCTTTAATAGAAATAGCTAATATAGCTATAAAGGCTCGTAGCTAGGCTACTAAAATATAAACTACAAAGGGCTTCAAATTAATGATTTACACAGCAGAGGGATGGGAGATTAAGTATTTTCTATGGGAGGGCAGCAACCCAAAACTATACCTAGGGGCCAGAGCCACAGGTGTCCAATCAGGGTCTTGTTAAGCATAATGGCAGCAAATCAGAAACAGTTTGGGTGTGTCCCCAGAGCACTCACGGCTGGTTCCTGGCCGCCCGGTCCTGGCAGGAGGCTTTGGTCCTGAGGTTCCAGTCCTCCTTCACCTGCAGGCTGGCCTGGGGGGTGTAGGCCTGGACCCACAACAAGAACACATCGCACCGGACCCAGAACCACaagacctcacactggacccacaACAAGAGCACATCACACCGGACCCGGAACAAGACCACATTACACCGGGCCCGGAACCACaagacctcacactggacccacaACAAGAGCACATCACACCGGACCCGGAACAAAACCAAATCACACAGGACCCAGAACCACAAGACCTCACACCGGACCCACAACAAGACTACATCACACCGGACCCGGAACAAGACCACATTACACCGGGCCCGGAACGGAACCACAAGACATCACACTGGACCACAGGACAATACACACCACTATCTCTAAagtaagtcacacacacacacacacacacacacacacacacacacacacacacacacacacacacacacacacacacacacacacacacacacacacacacacacacacacaaacctgtctctacagtcacacacacaaacacccctatCTCTCTACATCAGTCGCTACAAACCAATAAACCCTTCATCAGGCCCTTCACAATAAACCTTTAAATTGTTTatgatgttatgtttttttaaaggcTGGTACGTGATGGTTGTGCATCGTGTATATCAGGGTATATTTGGGGAGTACCTTGGGGTATTTGGTGATAACTCTGTCTTTACTGACCGGCGGAGGAAAGCCCATCGCGTTGAGCATCAGGACCttgagagaggagacaccagcgtCGCGATCGTTATTCACTTGTCTGTCTCCACAGGGCGTCAACACCGCACTCTCCAATCAGCACAGCGCTGCAGACGAGACCAACATCTCACGCTGATTCCAACATTAATGTTTCCATAAGCAGAGAATATAGTCTATTCCGACACTGGTTGCACATGTACAGCGAGTGAGTGTGCGTCTTAATCAGAGTGCAAAatcagacacaaaaacacccagAAACAGCCCTCTAAGGGAAGACTCAccgggtggaggaggatgaggtccGCAGGCCTTCAGGAGGAGAAGTGTTGCCTTGAGGAGCAGCTGTGATAAACCTGGTCTCCCTGGCAACCACCGATAGGCCCGCGCGTCACGGACTCAAGCCTCGCCCCCTGACtcctgaggccccgccccctgacccATCTGCTGTGATTGACAGCCTTCATAGTAGAGTAACTAATCCCTTTTAGGCCATCACTATGCTTACTTACTTCAGAAGTGGGCTAGGCttctataaaatataaattgtcaattgcataattgATTTAGAAATAATTTACAGTGAGGAGGACATCTTCATGTTTTTTAGAAGTTGTTTATTAACCTGTTTTTAATTAACTCCGTTGTCAATGAACCTGTAAAGCTGAACCTGAAAGTCTCTCtctaaataatctaaataaaaaaaataatttaattcacACTTTCATGACAGACTCACGGTCTCAATTCACTGAACCATTTAGGTCTGTTCAGTCATGGTCTTGCAGCCTTGTAACTACTTCACGTTGCCTCTTTGAGGTTTGAACACAAGTGTGCTGAATCGAGTGTTGTACAAGATGCTCTGAATAGAACCACTCCATCTGTAAACTAAACCTCTGAGAGAGAACGTTCGCTTGTGAACACATCACGTATTACCCATAAATATCATCATCTATTCTGTCATAAAATGGATTACATTCACCTAGATTAGATTCAGACTCTCTCATGTGTCCTAGATGCCCCAGATCATCCCTCCTCACGCGATCTCCtgtcaaacatcacacacagagaggagggcCTGCTGGAGCCCACCTGGACCGAAGACCAAGCTAGAGACCCCCCACCCCAGAGCCTCAGGATTACTAGTTCTGCTACCAGTTCTGCTAACAGTACTGATCTCAGTACTGCTCTCAGTACTGGGAGTAGTACTGGGAGAAGTAGGCTTTGGAAGCATCAACACAGAACTGAGCGAAGGATTATTGTGAGGACTGTTGACAGAAGGCTGATCACAGGCACGTTGATCTCTTGATTCTAATAGAGAAATGGGCATTCTGCTGGTCGACAGTCAGGTGCAATAAAATATAAACACCCTTAGTAATCTAGACTAGAAGACCACTATACTGGGCTCACCCCTAGGGGGCGATTGTAGACAACTGTCCCGGACCTCAACCCTAGGGGGCGATAGTGATCCTATAGACCAGACCTCGTCCTGGTCCAGAGAAGAAGTCCCCCATCTTGCAGTGGTCGGCCGTTTCGTGATCTAAAATACATAATCCTTGCAATGGACGGGTAAATAATAACAAATCTAATAGGATATTAGAGATTACTGTAGTAAGAGTAAAACGGGTTACTGTGCATCGGACTGGTTTAGTTGATATCAGCGGGTTTTATTGATGCTATCTGCTAGCACATATTAACGCTATCGCAGTTCCTTATCGGAACATATCTGATCATATTTCAACCTTTCTGGCTTTCTCTAAAGATAATTAAGCAGCTCTGTCTCGAACAGGAGGTAAGCGTTAGTGATGGGAGGCTGGAGGGGAGGCTGGGCCGGCCGAACAGGGGAGTGACGGCCACAGCAGGGGGCTGAGGGCCGCAGTCCGCTGCTCCTTTGTCTCCATGGAGATGAGCTGTTGTGGTGTACCGGGGTAATCCAGACCGGTCTGTAGTCCACTGGACAGGTCTGTAGTCCGCTAGACCGGTCGGTAGTCCGCTAGACCGGTCTGTTGTCCTCTTGACCGGTCTGTTGTCCTCTAGACCGGTCTGTAGTCCTCCAGACCGACATGTAGTCTGGACTGGAACAACTAAATAAATGcagttagtttattattattgaatacAACTGAACCAGGAGTAACTAATGCTAGAATCTTTTTCAATtattttgtgttatgtgtgctcCAACAATAGATTGAGTACACATAATGTTTTGATTTATAACTGATTTGCGGTACGTTGGACCTCTGGGTTATCACTACACATATGATATCCTTCAGATGAAACGTGTTTCAGACTCTAAAGTCCTGCGTTATAAATATAGTCGAGTTTCTGACCATGTTCCTCTCTCCCTGGACAGAGATGTTGCAGTCGGCGTGAAGGTGAGATAACTAGTAACTTATCAGACTTTTTAACATGaatcataataatattattatataaagtTATTGATGAGCTGTGTGGCTCATGGTTTGATGGGAGGATGTGCTGGGTGGACACAGagaggttgtcatggtgatgtagTAGTAATAGTGTGGTAGCAGCAATAACGCAGTAGTTAGCAGCAGCACTAGTTAGAAGCAGCACTAGttagcagcagcggcagcagtagTTAGCAGCAGCAGTTAAgagcagcagtagtagttaGCAGCAGTTAAgagcagcagtagtagttaGCAGCAGTAGTTAGCAGCAGTAGTTAGCATCAGCAGCAGTtaagagcagcagcagtagttagcagcagcagcagtagttagcagcagcagcagtagtaggcagcagcagcagtagtagttagcagtagtagtagttagcagcagcagcattagtACTCAGCACCATCTGTAGTAGTTAGCAccagtataataataatctctTGTAtctaggtgaccttgggtgtcttgaaaggcgcctctaaattaaatgtattattattattattattatttccagaGAGGCTCAGATGAGCTCAACatgtacagcagcagcagcagccccacctCGATGACAGgtgaccacacacgcacacacacacacacacacacactgtgtttgtgtatatactCTTATACTATGGTActaccgtgtgtgtttgtgtgtgcagccaACGGCAGCGACAGTAAGAAGCAACGTCTGGAGGAGTCGCCGCCCTCCCGCGTGCTCCACATCAGGAAGCTGCCCAGCGAGGTGTCGGAGACCGAGGTCATCGCGCTGGGCCTGCCCTTCGGCAAGGTCACCAACATCCTCATGCTCAAGGGGAAGAACCAGGTACACCTGGTACACCCCCACCTGGTACACTCCTACCTGGTACACTCCCACCTGTTACACCTGGCATCCTCCCACCTGGTACACTCCCACCTGGTACACCCCCATCTGGTACACTCCCACCTGGTACACCCCCACCTGGTACACTCCCACCTGGTACACTCCCATCTGGTACACCCCCACCTCGTACACGTGGCACACCCCCACATGGTACACACCTGGTACACCCCCACCTGGTACACGCCTCTACATATTCTAAGGTTCTAATGTGATACTGTAGTGATGTGAGCGGTTCTGTATTAACGTGGTGACGTGTGTTTCAGGCCTTTCTGGAGCTGGGCACGGAGGAGGCGGCCATCACCATGGTCAACTACTACGCCGCCGTCACGCCCCAGGTTGGCCACacccctgttgccatggataCCTGAGACACAGCCCACCTCACCTGCTTCATACTAGACTAAGTGTTCTCTGTGTTCCTCAGGTCAGAAACACCCCGGTCTTCATCCAGTACTCGAACCACAAGGAACTGAAGACGGACTCTGCGCTGAACCAGGTACCCCCCTTAGAAGTGACTCTGGATTGTGTCTAAGCAGTGTGACTCTGGCCTGTGTTTGAAGTGGTGTGACTCTGGATTGTGTCTAAGCGGTGTGACTCTGGTTTTTGTCTAAGCGGTGTGACTAGTTTGTGTCTAAGCGGTGTGACTCTGGTTTGTGCAGCGGGCCCAGGCGGTGCTGCAGGCGGTGTCGGCGGTGCAGGACGGCAGCTCCCCTTCCTCTGACCCCGGGGTGCTggacctggccccgccccccagccccgTGCTGCGCATCATCATCGACAACATGTTCTACCCCGTCACCCTGGACGTGCTGCAGCAGGTAGGGACCTTGGGAGGACAACATTTTGTTATGGTGACCAGGGAACCTAGTGTGATGAAAACATGCTGTCATGGCGACCAGGGAACCTTCTGAAGATAAcatgttgtcatggtaaccaGGGAACCTGGTGATGATACCATTTTGTCAAATAGAGATTCTAATTAAAGTAGCATTAGTTATGCCCCTTTTCCAACGGCGGTTACGCTTCGGTGCCAGCACACCTCAGCCCAGTAGTGAGGGTGCGGtttagcccagctcagttacggctcctATTTCCaacgccgacagtacccttatggtagggggGGGGTTTAAGCCGTATagcgatagccgcggcagctacgtacgtaagcatcgtgatctcatagcagcccgacacagtgtagcccgCTAATAAATCCATGGAAAAAGAATGACGCTCAAAATGAACagagcaacaatgtagggcGGCAAACTTTTGCGTGACATTTTCCCCAATAAACAAAGCTTCCGCCGTTGTCTAGAAATAGCTGGACAACGGCGGGTAATGTGTtagtttgttattatcccccaGTCGCTCGGAAATGAGGaatctgtcgaccaatcaacggacggcgtgtgtagctcaaACTTGTCGGCTCAAACTTTCACCCTTttaggcgtctcagtaccccaacaaAGAGTACTGCGTGATGAGTACGGCtcaatacggctcagtccggatcacgcccacttttggcagtGGAAACTAGACCCGTGCCGCACCTTTGAATACTGAGCAATCCGGGGGAAATGCGCCATTAGTTCTAGATCTTTGTCTAGTGTCTCCAAGTTGTCCGGGGTTTGAGAATCTTCAAATTCTGTGGTTTTACCGTTTCAGATCTTCAGTAAGTTTGGGACGGTGATGAAGATCATCACCTTCACCAAGAACAACCAGTTCCAAGCTCTGCTGCAGTTCAGTGACCCCGTCAACGCCCAGCAGGCCAAGCTAGTAGGTTACCATTAGCACCACGCTAGTAGGTTACCATTAGCATCATCCTTAGCATTAGCGAGTGTGCGTAGTCCAGACGTTAACGTGCCTTCTCCTCCCAGTCTCTGGACGGTCAGAACATCTACAACTCCTGCTGCACCCTGAGGATCGACTTCAGCAAGCTGGTCAGCCTCAACGTCAAGTACAACAACGACAAGAGCCGTGACTACACCCGGCCTGACCTGCCCTCTGGGGACGGGGACGGCGGCCACAAGGACCACTCCTCCCTCCTGGGTGAgtacccccccccaaaaccctcTGCTAGCCTCCTCCCTACTGGGTGAGTAcacccaaaagaaaaaaaaacagagtgGGTCTCGTGGTGGTTTGCATGGAGTCTGGATTAGCCTTTAGCTTAGCTTCATGAGGGGTTTCAGTGTGTATCCCATTCATCCGGACCGCTTACTTCCCTTTAGATTGAAATAATAGTTTGGCTTTAGCATTGCtactgtatgtgcgtgtggaAGCTAGCCTAGTTGCCAGCTGAGCTTTGTGCTGTTGTTTCTCAGGGACGCCATCCGGAGCGCTCGCGTCCTACTCCAGTGGAGGAGGCTACTCGTCTTCTCTCTCCATGTCGCAGGGCGGAGGTATCCATCCCTTCTTCTGTTTCTTAACCTCATCCTGCCCATCCTGCTTGCTCCAAACACTGTTAGCTGCTAATGCTGTTAGCTGCATGCTTCCAGCTACTAGCTCCCTCTTCCATTCACTGCCATCTTAGCCGGGGTCAGTCTAGATTTTGATATAGTTGGTATCTTAACAACATCCTTGGTAAATCGAGCCAATCACTAGCCCTGTCTGTGTTAGCAGCTAGCCCTGTCTGTGTTGGCAGCTATGCTGGCTAACGcagtaagcgtgtgtgtgtgtgtgtgtgtgtgtgtgtgtgtgtgtgtgtgtgtgtgtgtgtgtgtgtgtgtgtgtgtgtgtgtgtgtgtgtgtgtgtgtgtgtgtgtgtgtgtgtgtgtgtgtgtgtgtgtgtgtagccccctcccctggcctcatgttgtgttgttgttgtttcaggAGCCATTAGCCCCctcagcgccgccgccgccgccgccgcagcagctGGGCGTGTTGCCCTGTCCGGGTCAGGGGTGTCCGGAGTCTTGCTGGCTTCCAACCTCAACGACGAGGTACACcacgccctgtgtgtgtgtgtgtgtgtgtgtgtgtgtgtgtgtgtgtgtgtgtgtgtgtgtgtgtgtgtgtgtgtgtgtgtgtgtgtgtgtgttggcctctctgcccctggtggtggtgctgtcagCTACAGCTGCCCCTCTGCCCCCGGTGGTGGGGCTGTGAACTACATAGACTAGCTAGAGACTGGCCTCCCTCCTGATACTCAGCCTAAATATGTGATGTAGATCTGCCTTTGTTTGCTTTGTTCAGAGTGATGAGAACATTATCTGCCTTGCTAGCCGCACCCCCTGGGGTCCTGACCAGGCTGTCTAGGTCCTCAGGGGTCCTGACCCAGGCTGACTGGACCCCTGGGGTCCTGGCCCAGGCTGACTAGGTCCTCAGGGGGAGGTTTTATAATATAATGACCGTATATATATGAATGGAACATTGGAGTGAAGGGATAAAAGGGGACACTGCAGCATTGGTCTCGGGGAGAGTTTCACATGACTGACCTTTTAGTACATTTGGTCGCACTCCAATATTTAATTTGTTACTAAGGAGCATTAAAGTGTCAAATGATGTGTTTGGGCCGGCTAGCTACCAGTTAGTCAGAATAAGAGAAACGTATCTGTTCATCCAGTACCTCAACCCTATTGGTGCTGGAAGGGATCTTCCAACGATCTGATTGATCAGCTCCCTTTCCTGACATCCCTAACAATCCCATTGGCTTGGAGGCTGACGCTCCGCTCTCTGCTGCAACCCCCCTCCCAACCAGCTTCTCTCCCTACACTGTCTTGTAGTACTCTTACTGTAGTGGTACTCTACTCTACCCTACTGTTACTCTACCCTAATTTACTTGTACTATACCCTACTGTACTGGTACTCTACTGTACTTGTACTATACTCTACCCTACTGTACTGGTACTATACTCTTCTGTACCGGTACTATACTCTACTCTACTGGTACTATACTCTACCCTAATGTACTGGTAATATACTCTACTGTACTGGTACTCTACTGGTACTCTACCCTACTACTGGTACTATACTCTACTGGTACTATACtatactctactctactgtactggTACTCTACCCTACTGTACTGGTACTATACTCTACTGTACTGGTACTCTACCCTACTGTACTGGTACTCTACCCTACTGTACTGGTACTATAATCTACTGTACTGGTACTATTCTCTACCCTACTGTACTATACTCTTCACTACTGTAATGGTACTCTAGCCTACTGTACTGATACTATACTCTACTCTACTGCTCCTGTATTCTGCTCTGCTACTCTAGTCTACTCTTACTGTATACTATACGTCTGTACTATGACTATATTCTACTCTGCATTCTACTGTACTATGTCTATATTCTACTCTGCATTCTACTGTACTATGTCTATATTCTACTCTGCATTCTACTGTATATTCTATGCTGTTGACCTTTTGTCTATGCTTCCCCTCATCCagaagtgtgtgttgtgtgttgtgtgatgtgGGCATGGCTCTGTTATGTGGGTGTGACTCTGCAGTGTGGGCGTGTCCTGACTAGGGATGGGAACTGATGAGATGTTCTTGATGCCTTTTATGAGTTCTGTTCTTCGCTGCGGTCCGCCTCCCCTGAGCCGTTCTGTTGTGTCTGTTCTCTGAGCCTGCTGCAGGGAGCAGGTTAGAGTGAGGGTTAGCTCGCCTTAAATTGAGGAAATGAGAGTTTCTATTGGTTTCACTTGAGGTTTTCCTGGTGGACAAGAGGGATTCAATAATTACTAGCAGATGAGTAAGTCCCTGGATGTCATGTCAGCAGTCTTCCTGAGGACTCATTTTGTGGCCATTTTTGAAAAGTGATAGTTCCTCTTGTATACACAAACTGAAAGTCTGTTTTAATTAGAATTTGTTCAGATTTTCAATTGATATCCGCTGGAGAAACATGACCTGTTGTTTAGGGCAGGGTGCTTTGTGATTGGCCACTTGTGTAGATGTATTGACCAATCGCTGGCTCTGTAGAGAGAAGGGCTGGGTCATCACCACGGCAACACAGACAGACTCATACTGCCGACCAGTCATCACCACGGcaacacagacagactcacactgCTGACCGttcatcaccatggcaacacatACATACTCGTACCGCTGACCGGACATCcccatggcaacacacacagactcatactGCTGACCGGTCATCACcaaggcaacacacacagactcatccTGCTGACCGGTCATCACCACGGTAACACAGACAAACTCATACCGCGGCGCTCACCCGTCATCACCACGGCaacatacacagactcatactgGTGACTGGTTATCACCacggcaacacacacagactcgtaCCGCTGACCGGTCATCACCACGGCAACACACAGACTGGTACCGGGGTCACTATGCGGATTCAGGGCGTGAACATCTGATAGGGGCCCTGACGGCTGGGAGCCGTCACGGCTCTGGATCAGACCAGTAGGAACCGCTCCACCATTCccatccctggtgtgtgtgtgtgtgtgtgtgtgtgtgtgtgtgtgtgtgtgtgtgtgtgtgtgtgtgtgtgtgtgtgtgtgtgtgtgtgtgtgtgtgtgtgtgtgtgtgtgtgtgtgtgtgtgtgtgtgtgtgtgtgtgtgtgtgtgtgtccactgatTATGTTTACTGACCTCTGCTTTGGttttgtcctctcctcctcatctccatcCTCAAtaacctccatcacccccacatactcctcctcctctaaccacctctctctgtctgtgtctctgtcgctctcgctctttctccccatccctcctt is a window from the Gadus chalcogrammus isolate NIFS_2021 chromosome 8, NIFS_Gcha_1.0, whole genome shotgun sequence genome containing:
- the rab36 gene encoding ras-related protein Rab-36, translating into MLNAMGFPPPVSKDRVITKYPKAYTPQASLQVKEDWNLRTKASCQDRAARNQPWDRQKMSKAVVVGDVNVGKTCLINRFCKDVFHRDYKATIGVDFEIERFEVAGTPFSLQIWDTAGQEKFKCIASAYYRGAQVIITVFDMTDIRSLENTRQWLSEAMTENESGGNLVFLVGTKSDLLSVEERQRTEQDATKMAAEMQGEFWAVSAKSGENVPEFFFRVAAVALEDIVLRDTESGAATSIALANSIRSDRAERPKETKSTCC
- the LOC130388073 gene encoding polypyrimidine tract-binding protein 2-like, producing the protein MDGDVAVGVKRGSDELNMYSSSSSPTSMTANGSDSKKQRLEESPPSRVLHIRKLPSEVSETEVIALGLPFGKVTNILMLKGKNQAFLELGTEEAAITMVNYYAAVTPQVRNTPVFIQYSNHKELKTDSALNQRAQAVLQAVSAVQDGSSPSSDPGVLDLAPPPSPVLRIIIDNMFYPVTLDVLQQIFSKFGTVMKIITFTKNNQFQALLQFSDPVNAQQAKLSLDGQNIYNSCCTLRIDFSKLVSLNVKYNNDKSRDYTRPDLPSGDGDGGHKDHSSLLGTPSGALASYSSGGGYSSSLSMSQGGGAISPLSAAAAAAAAAGRVALSGSGVSGVLLASNLNDEMVTPQSLFTLFGVYGDVQRVKILFNKKDSALIQLSDGNQAQLAMSHLNGQKVFSKVMRVTLSKHQTVALPREGLDDQLLTKDFSGSPLHRFKKPGSKNFQNIFPPSSTLHLSNIPEGVSEEDLRLLFSNAGGTVKAFKFFQDHKMALLQMSAVEEAIQGLMDLHNYDMGANHHLKVSFSKSTI